Proteins from a genomic interval of Sparus aurata chromosome 21, fSpaAur1.1, whole genome shotgun sequence:
- the LOC115572163 gene encoding neoverrucotoxin subunit beta-like: MGSADSNTIEVAALGRPFSLGMLYNCRRDLLIPGMTLWGHDHLIQYIRERRQHYSAFEIVASESIDDKTSALDVSASLKASFLAGNVEVEGSAKYLRHNKTSKKEATVTLKYEATTKFQQLSMDHLGRDNLKYLDDFVQGKATHVVTGILYGAKAFFVFNSDVCNDENCQEVEGKLKVMVKKIPSISIDGEGSLKMKDEEKKSVEKFSCNFHGDFLLDKTPSSFQDAVEVYQSLTKLLGANGENAVPVKVWLLPLIHLHTSAPTVVREVSPAFIEEMQAVLEDLKEVEMRCNDALKTAAQQFSEIGRKIKTFKDLCSGFKLEFQRNLAKKLPAIRGGEEDEGAVLKEILKEKYSSPFNSKYLNEWMDFKEREIYTLKSFTSMMKNTKIIPSQSDLYKEILSADHAVCFSFTSLGGHEPYLADLSKHLGQTPKPDDPKESPVNDIKKEQWYTLKDVTDAMRHKAKLFGDFAEANEENKNIKFLAVGSTDETQEGSSIVLYKDGFPVNENFELPSKPETLTVGDINHNSVKLKISPTESGAENITSYSVEYCVSGQDGWIEKTAAGAEEVTVSDLSPNTEYKFRCRALTSVGVGPAYEVSGSIKTSPCSTPGKPQDEPNSSERQVPVAPKEEVLKKTADGCGVQDNASDKEEFRQEESGD; this comes from the exons ATGGGCTCTGCAGACAGCAACACAATAGAGGTGGCAGCACTCGGCCGACCTTTCAGCCTCGGGATGCTGTACAACTGCCGCAGGGATCTACTCATTCCTG GTATGACTTTGTGGGGTCATGATCATTTGATACAGTATATAAGAGAAAGGCGACAGCACTACAGCGCTTTCGAGATTGTTGCATCTGAATCTATTGATGACAAAACCTCAGCACTAGATGTAAGTGCATCCCTCAAGGCAAGTTTTCTCGCTGGTAACGTTGAAGTTGAAGGATCAGCCAAATATCTACGTCATAATAAGACATCTAAAAAAGAGGCCACAGTAACACTGAAGTATGAAGCAACCACCAAGTTCCAGCAACTATCAATGGATCACCTGGGGAGAGACAATTTGAAGTATCTGGATGATTTCGTGCAAGGGAAAGCTACACACGTAGTCACAGGAATCCTTTATGGAGCAAAAGCCTTCTTTGTCTTTAACAGCGATGTGTGTAATGATGAAAATTGTCAAGAAGTTGAGGGAAAGTTGAAAGTGATGGTCAAGAAAATTCCCAGCATTAGTATAGATGGTGAGGGTTCCCTGAAAATGaaggatgaagaaaaaaaatcagttgaGAAATTCTCCTGCAATTTCCATGGAGACTTTTTACTTGATAAAACTCCCTCATCCTTTCAGGATGCAGTAGAAGTTTACCAAAGTCTGACAAAATTGCTGGGAGCCAACGGAGAAAACGCCGTACCAGTGAAGGTTTGGCTGTTGCCACTGATTCACTTGCATACATCTGCACCAACAGTTGTGCGTGAAGTAAGTCCTGCATTCATAGAAGAAATGCAGGCTGTCCTGGAAGACCTGAAGGAGGTGGAAATGAGGTGTAATGATGCACTGAAAACTGCTGCACAGCAGTTCTCAGAAATTGGCAGAaagattaaaacctttaaagacCTATGCTCTGGGTTCAAGCTGGAATTCCAACGAAACTTGGCAAAGAAACTTCCAGCAATccgaggaggagaagaagacgaggGCGCTGTGCTCAAAGAGATCTTGAAGGAGAAATATTCTTCCCCTTTCAACAGCAAATACCTGAACGAGTGGATGGACTTTAAAGAGCGAGAAATTTACACCTTGAAGTCTTTCACAAGcatgatgaaaaacacaaagatcaTCCCTTCTCAATCAGATCTGTACAAGGAAATTCTCAGTGCAGatcatgctgtgtgtttttctttcacctcTCTGGGAGGTCATGAACCGTACCTCGCAGATTTATCAAAGCACTTAGGACAAACACCCAAACCAGACGATCCTAAAGAGTCCCCTGTAAATGATATAAAGAAGGAACAGTGGTACACCTTGAAAGATGTCACAGATGCAATGAGACACAAAGCAAAGCTCTTTGGTGATTTTGCAGAGGCCAACGAggagaacaaaaacattaaGTTCTTGGCAGTTGGTTCAACAGATGAGACACAGGAAGGTTCAAGCATCGTACTCTATAAAGACGGCTTTCCTGTCAATGAGAACTTTGAGCTTCCTTCAAAGCCTGAAACATTAACAGTAGGAGACATAAACCACAACAGTGTGAAGCTGAAGATTTCTCCAACAGAGTCTGGAGCAGAGAACATCACCTCCTACTCTGTTGAGTACTGTGTCAGTGgacaggatggatggatagaaaaGACGGCAGCAGGAGCTGAAGAAGTCACAGTGAGCGATCTGAGTCCAAACACAGAGTACAAGTTCAGATGCAGAGCATTGACCTCAGTAGGTGTTGGACCAGCTTATGAAGTCAGTGGTTCCATTAAAACGTCACCATGCAGCACTCCTGGAAAACCTCAAGATGAACCAAACTCAAGTGAGAGACAAGTACCTGTTGCGCCTAAAGAAGAAGTGTTGAAGAAGACTGCCGATGGGTGCGGCGTTCAAGACAATGCTTCCGATAAGGAAGAGTTCAGACAGGAAGAGTCGGGAGACTGA